In Cynocephalus volans isolate mCynVol1 chromosome 3, mCynVol1.pri, whole genome shotgun sequence, one DNA window encodes the following:
- the NUDT14 gene encoding uridine diphosphate glucose pyrophosphatase NUDT14: MERIEGAAVARCADSPFLRPLTLHYRQNGVQKSWDFMKTHDSVAILMFNSSQRSLVLVKQFRPAVYASEVERHFPGSLVAVDLDGPQELQPALPGSAGVTFELCAGLVDQPGLSLEEVACQEAWEECGYRLVPSELRRVAEYRSGVGLTGSSQTMFYAEVTDAQRSGQGGGLAEEGELTEVVHLPLDGAQAFADDPDIPKTLGVIFGIFWFLSQVAPRLGLH, encoded by the exons ATGGAGCGCATCGAGGGGGCGGCCGTGGCCCGCTGCGCCGACTCGCCCTTCCTGCGGCCGCTCACGCTGCACTACCGCCAG AACGGTGTCCAGAAGTCGTGGGACTTCATGAAGACACATGACAG CGTGGCCATTCTTATGTTCAACTCTTCTCAGAGGAGCCTGGTGTTGGTGAAGCAGTTCCGGCCAG CTGTGTATGCGAGCGAGGTGGAGCGCCACTTCCCAGGGTCCCTGGTGGCCGTGGACCTGGATGGGCCCCAAGAGCTGCAGCCGGCACTGCCAGGCTCCGCGGGGGTGACGTTTGAGTTGTGCGCCGGCCTCGTGGACCAGCCTGGGCTCTCgctggaggaggtggcatgcCAGGAGGCGTGGGAAGAGTGCGGCTACCGCTTGGTCCCCTCTGAACTGCGCCGGGTTGCTGAGTACAG gtctggagtgggactGACCGGCTCCAGCCAGACCATGTTCTATGCGGAGGTGACGGATGCCCAGCGTAGCGGCCAGGGTGGGGGCCTGGCTGAGGAGGGTGAGCTCACCGAGGTTGTGCACCTGCCCCTGGATGGCGCTCAGGCATTCGCAGACGACCCTGACATTCCCAAGACCCTCGGTGTTATCTTTGGTATCTTTTGGTTCCTCAGCCAGGTGGCCCCCCGCCTGGGTCTCCACTGA